One window of Paralichthys olivaceus isolate ysfri-2021 chromosome 20, ASM2471397v2, whole genome shotgun sequence genomic DNA carries:
- the LOC109631525 gene encoding protein lin-28 homolog A-like, whose product MAEGGCEEEEAALTRGSGVCKWFNVRMGFGFLSMETRDGAALEQPLDVFVHQSKLHMDGFRSLREGEAVEFTFKKSSKGLESVRVTGPNGAPCLGSEKRPKSAQKRRSKGDRCYNCGGPGHHAKECQLPPQPKKCHFCQSVSHMVASCPVKAQQQQQHHSSPGSQGTATSPRDEEEEHSQAVL is encoded by the exons ATGGCAGAAG gagggtgtgaggaggaggaggcggctcTGACCCGGGGCAGCGGGGTGTGTAAGTGGTTCAACGTGCGGATGGGTTTCGGCTTCTTGTCCATGGAGACCAGGGACGGAGCAGCTCTGGAGCAGCCGCTGGATGTGTTCGTCCATCAG AGTAAACTGCACATGGACGGCTTCCGCAGCCTCAGAGAGGGCGAGGCTGTGGAGTTCACCTTTAAGAAATCATCTAAAGGACTGGAGTCTGTCAGGGTAACTGGGCCCAACGGGGCACCATGTCTGGGCAGTGAGAAAAGACCAAAGAGTGCCCAGAAACGACGCTCCAAAGGGGACAG ATGCTACAACTGTGGAGGACCCGGCCACCATGCCAAAGAATGCCAGCTGCCCCCTCAGCCCAAAAAGTGTCACTTTTGCCAGAGTGTGTCCCACATGGTGGCCAGCTGTCCAGTcaaagcacagcagcagcagcagcatcactcgTCTCCAGGCTCTCAGGGAACAGCCACCTCTccgagggatgaggaggaggagcacagCCAGGCTGTCTTATGA